In a single window of the Pongo abelii isolate AG06213 chromosome 1, NHGRI_mPonAbe1-v2.0_pri, whole genome shotgun sequence genome:
- the DFFA gene encoding DNA fragmentation factor subunit alpha isoform X1 → MEVTGEAGVPESGEIRTLKPCLLRRNYSREQHGVAASCLEDLRSKACDILAIDKSLTPVTLVLAEDGTIVDDDDYFLCLPSNTKFVALANNEKWAYNNSDGGTAWISQESFDVDETDSGAGLKWKNVARQLKEDLSSIILLSEEDLQMLVDAPCSDLAQELHQSCATVQRLQHTLQQVLDQREEVRQSKQLLQLYLQALEKEGSLLSKQEESKAAFGEEADAVDTGISRETSSDVALASHILTALREKPAPELSLSSQNLELVTKEDPKALAVALNWDIKKTETVQEACERELALRLQQMQSLHSLRSISASKASRPGDLQNPKRARQDPT, encoded by the exons ATGGAGGTGACCGGGGAAGCCGGGGTACCAGAATCTGGCGAGATCCGGACTCTAAAGCCGTGTCTGCTGCGCCGCAACTACAGCCGCGAACAGCACGGCGTGGCCGCCTCCTGCCTCGAAGACCTGAGGAGCAAGG ccTGTGACATTCTGGCCATTGATAAGTCCCTGACACCAGTCACCCTGGTCCTGGCAGAGGATGGCACCATAGTGGATGATGACGATTACTTTCTGTGTCTACCTTCCAATACTAAGTTTGTGGCGTTGGCCAATAATGAGAAATGGGCATACAACAATTCAG ATGGAGGTACAGCTTGGATTTCCCAAGAGTCCTTTGATGTAGATGAAACAGACAGTGGGGCAGGGTTGAAGTGGAAGAACGTGGCCAGGCAGCTGAAAGAAGATCTGTCCAGCATCATCCTCCTATCAGAGGAGGACCTCCAG ATGCTTGTTGACGCTCCCTGCTCAGACCTGGCTCAGGAACTACATCAGAGTTGTGCCACCGTCCAGCGGCTACAGCACACGCTCCAGCAGGTGCTTGACCAAAGAGAGGAAGTGCGTCAGTCCAAGCAGCTCCTGCAGCTGTACCTCCAGGCTTTGGAGAAAGAGGGCAGCCTCTTGTCAAAGCAGGAAG AGTCCAAAGCTGCCTTTGGTGAGGAGGCGGATGCAGTAGACACGGGTATCAGCAGAGAGACCTCCTCGGACGTTGCACTGGCGAGCCACATCCTTACTGCACTGAGGGAGAAGCCAGCTCCAGAGCTGAGCTTATCTAGTCAGAATTTGGAG TTGGTTACCAAGGAAGACCCCAAAGCGCTGGCTGTTGCCTTGAACTGGGACATAAAGAAGACGGAGACTGTTCAAGAGGCCTGTGAGCGGGAGCTCGCCCTGCGCCTGCAGCAGATGCAGAGCTTGCATTCTCTCCGGAGCATCTCAGCAAGCAAGGCCTCACGACCTGGTGACCTGCAGAATCCTAAGCGAGCCAGACAGGATCCCACATAG
- the DFFA gene encoding DNA fragmentation factor subunit alpha has translation MEVTGEAGVPESGEIRTLKPCLLRRNYSREQHGVAASCLEDLRSKACDILAIDKSLTPVTLVLAEDGTIVDDDDYFLCLPSNTKFVALANNEKWAYNNSDGGTAWISQESFDVDETDSGAGLKWKNVARQLKEDLSSIILLSEEDLQMLVDAPCSDLAQELHQSCATVQRLQHTLQQVLDQREEVRQSKQLLQLYLQALEKEGSLLSKQEESKAAFGEEADAVDTGISRETSSDVALASHILTALREKPAPELSLSSQNLEVGGNQGH, from the exons ATGGAGGTGACCGGGGAAGCCGGGGTACCAGAATCTGGCGAGATCCGGACTCTAAAGCCGTGTCTGCTGCGCCGCAACTACAGCCGCGAACAGCACGGCGTGGCCGCCTCCTGCCTCGAAGACCTGAGGAGCAAGG ccTGTGACATTCTGGCCATTGATAAGTCCCTGACACCAGTCACCCTGGTCCTGGCAGAGGATGGCACCATAGTGGATGATGACGATTACTTTCTGTGTCTACCTTCCAATACTAAGTTTGTGGCGTTGGCCAATAATGAGAAATGGGCATACAACAATTCAG ATGGAGGTACAGCTTGGATTTCCCAAGAGTCCTTTGATGTAGATGAAACAGACAGTGGGGCAGGGTTGAAGTGGAAGAACGTGGCCAGGCAGCTGAAAGAAGATCTGTCCAGCATCATCCTCCTATCAGAGGAGGACCTCCAG ATGCTTGTTGACGCTCCCTGCTCAGACCTGGCTCAGGAACTACATCAGAGTTGTGCCACCGTCCAGCGGCTACAGCACACGCTCCAGCAGGTGCTTGACCAAAGAGAGGAAGTGCGTCAGTCCAAGCAGCTCCTGCAGCTGTACCTCCAGGCTTTGGAGAAAGAGGGCAGCCTCTTGTCAAAGCAGGAAG AGTCCAAAGCTGCCTTTGGTGAGGAGGCGGATGCAGTAGACACGGGTATCAGCAGAGAGACCTCCTCGGACGTTGCACTGGCGAGCCACATCCTTACTGCACTGAGGGAGAAGCCAGCTCCAGAGCTGAGCTTATCTAGTCAGAATTTGGAGGTGGGCGGAAATCAGGGTCACTGA